Proteins co-encoded in one Methylobacterium sp. WL1 genomic window:
- a CDS encoding GntR family transcriptional regulator, translated as MRQVERLPLWDQAYAELRTAMLGGRFGPGERILLREVAAELGISLTPVRDAVNRLIAEHVLDRGSSGQGGGAVVPRMNVERFDELLTIRCDLEGRAAARAAERAAPGDLSVLDARLAEMKALIRQRNLDAYLDLHRRFHFELYALARMPILEGLIENIWLRCGPVLTYVIPDYVLLEKGSDLHTAALSALRARDAEAAATAIRQDIREAGQYIAGLADAAGLIAEPSASHRPRAHAAS; from the coding sequence ATGAGACAGGTCGAGCGGTTGCCGCTCTGGGACCAAGCCTACGCGGAGCTGCGGACCGCCATGCTCGGCGGACGGTTCGGGCCGGGTGAGCGGATCCTCCTGCGTGAGGTCGCGGCCGAACTCGGCATCAGCCTCACGCCTGTCCGCGATGCGGTCAACCGGCTGATCGCCGAGCACGTGCTGGACCGCGGCAGCTCCGGTCAGGGCGGCGGCGCCGTGGTCCCGCGCATGAACGTGGAGCGTTTCGACGAATTGCTGACGATCCGCTGCGACCTCGAAGGTCGGGCCGCGGCCCGCGCCGCCGAACGCGCAGCCCCGGGCGACCTCAGCGTCCTCGACGCGCGGCTCGCCGAGATGAAGGCCCTGATCCGGCAGCGGAACCTCGACGCGTATCTCGACCTGCACCGGCGCTTCCATTTCGAGCTCTACGCCCTCGCGCGCATGCCGATCCTGGAGGGGCTGATCGAGAATATCTGGCTCAGGTGCGGCCCTGTCCTGACCTACGTGATCCCGGACTACGTGCTGCTGGAGAAGGGCAGCGACCTGCACACCGCGGCGCTCTCGGCCCTGCGCGCCCGCGATGCGGAGGCAGCGGCCACGGCGATCCGGCAGGATATCCGCGAGGCGGGCCAGTACATCGCCGGCCTCGCCGACGCCGCCGGGCTCATCGCCGAGCCGTCCGCGAGCCACCGGCCGCGGGCGCACGCGGCGTCATGA
- a CDS encoding mandelate racemase/muconate lactonizing enzyme family protein: MTKIKTITCHVVTTPIKRPFTSSRGWLYKTRGTCLVEIETADGIVGWGECYGPSAVAKAFIDTQLAPRVIGQDPFDVEVVWEDLYNRIKDYGPKGMSIAAISGIDIALWDIIGKSVGKPVHKLIGGAFRTSVDAYATGLYFTDMDRLVEEAVEEARGYVEAGFKAVKMKIGLGSIERDIARVAAVREAVGPDIRLMVDANHSLTVPTAIRMGRRLEELGIEWFEEPISPEDLDGYVEVTRALDIAVAGGENEFTRWGFRDAITRKAMDIVQPDVCAAGGITECKKIAAMATAHGVECVPHAWGSVVGLAATIHFLASIPDQPPCLFPVPPMLEFEQEENPFRDHLALEPIRQVGGKVAVPTAPGLGVEVDRAVIDRYRAA, encoded by the coding sequence GTGACCAAGATCAAGACGATCACCTGCCATGTGGTGACCACGCCGATCAAACGGCCGTTCACCTCCTCGCGCGGCTGGCTGTACAAGACCCGCGGCACCTGCCTCGTCGAGATCGAGACGGCGGACGGCATCGTCGGATGGGGCGAGTGCTACGGGCCGTCCGCAGTTGCGAAGGCGTTCATCGACACGCAACTCGCCCCCCGCGTGATCGGTCAGGACCCGTTCGACGTCGAGGTCGTCTGGGAGGACCTGTACAACCGGATCAAGGATTACGGGCCGAAGGGCATGTCGATCGCCGCGATCAGCGGCATCGACATCGCGCTCTGGGACATCATCGGCAAGAGCGTGGGCAAGCCGGTGCACAAGCTCATCGGCGGCGCCTTCCGCACCAGCGTCGACGCCTACGCGACCGGCCTGTACTTCACCGACATGGATCGGCTCGTCGAGGAGGCGGTCGAGGAGGCGCGCGGCTACGTCGAGGCCGGCTTCAAAGCTGTGAAGATGAAGATCGGTCTCGGCTCGATCGAGCGCGACATCGCCCGCGTGGCGGCGGTGCGCGAGGCGGTCGGCCCGGACATCCGCCTCATGGTCGACGCCAATCACTCGCTCACGGTGCCCACCGCCATTCGCATGGGACGGCGGCTGGAGGAGCTCGGCATTGAGTGGTTCGAGGAGCCGATCTCGCCGGAGGATCTCGACGGCTACGTCGAGGTCACCCGCGCCCTCGACATTGCGGTGGCCGGCGGCGAGAACGAGTTCACCCGCTGGGGCTTCCGCGACGCCATCACGCGCAAGGCGATGGACATCGTCCAGCCCGATGTGTGCGCGGCCGGCGGCATCACCGAGTGCAAGAAGATCGCCGCCATGGCGACGGCGCACGGCGTCGAGTGCGTGCCCCACGCCTGGGGCTCGGTGGTGGGCCTCGCCGCGACCATCCACTTCCTCGCCTCGATCCCCGATCAGCCGCCCTGCCTGTTCCCGGTCCCGCCGATGCTCGAGTTCGAGCAGGAGGAGAACCCCTTCCGGGATCACCTGGCCCTCGAGCCGATCCGGCAGGTCGGCGGCAAGGTCGCGGTCCCCACCGCGCCGGGCCTCGGCGTGGAGGTCGACCGCGCCGTGATCGACCGCTACCGCGCCGCCTGA
- a CDS encoding enolase C-terminal domain-like protein, with protein MAVKGGITTLVKAAHLAEAFGMNFEVHHGGNSLNNVANLHVIMAIRNTEFFEVLLPDAAQKYGLSADIAVDSAGMVHAPTGVGLGAEIDRDLIRAKATAVLT; from the coding sequence GTGGCGGTCAAGGGCGGCATCACCACGCTCGTCAAGGCGGCCCATCTCGCGGAGGCCTTCGGGATGAACTTCGAGGTCCACCACGGCGGCAACTCGCTCAACAACGTCGCCAACCTCCACGTCATCATGGCGATCCGCAACACCGAGTTCTTCGAGGTTCTGCTGCCGGATGCGGCGCAGAAGTACGGGCTTTCCGCGGACATCGCGGTCGATTCTGCCGGCATGGTGCACGCGCCAACGGGGGTCGGGCTCGGCGCGGAGATCGACCGCGATCTCATCCGGGCGAAGGCCACAGCCGTCCTGACGTAG
- a CDS encoding tripartite tricarboxylate transporter substrate binding protein has product MLTRRSLVGSLALGALGARAALAQSGFPAREITFIVPWNAGGSNDILARGLQPLLKERGITMIVENQPGATGTIGMRRVATANPDGYTLGMGTSSTLAYMAEGKTPLKSGQFSHIARVSIDPLMLLVPGSSPYQTLDDFLAHMKKNPGSVSIGTPGNYNLNHIFASMTARAAGVAYINAPYTGGAKVITDLAGGQIQAAVLKPAESLGQLQQGLVRALGVFADERLRQFPDVPTFKERGYDVFPFGPVVQMAYVVAPAKLPPEVRTKLIDGFSAAIGDQRFKDFAERNAFLIAPLTGDALTAEVDRVEQSIKVVAEKVFKS; this is encoded by the coding sequence ATGCTCACCCGCCGCAGCCTCGTCGGAAGCCTTGCCCTGGGGGCACTCGGCGCCCGCGCCGCACTGGCGCAGTCGGGCTTCCCGGCGCGCGAGATCACCTTCATCGTGCCCTGGAACGCGGGGGGCTCGAACGACATCCTGGCACGCGGGCTCCAGCCGCTGCTCAAGGAGCGCGGCATCACGATGATCGTCGAGAACCAGCCCGGCGCGACCGGCACGATCGGGATGCGGCGCGTCGCGACGGCGAACCCAGACGGGTACACGCTCGGCATGGGGACGAGCTCGACGCTGGCCTACATGGCCGAGGGCAAGACGCCTCTGAAGAGCGGCCAGTTCAGCCACATCGCCCGGGTCTCGATCGACCCGCTGATGCTCCTCGTCCCCGGGTCGAGCCCGTACCAAACCCTGGACGATTTCCTCGCGCACATGAAGAAGAACCCGGGCAGCGTGTCGATCGGCACGCCGGGCAACTACAACCTCAATCACATCTTCGCCTCGATGACCGCCCGGGCGGCGGGCGTCGCCTACATCAACGCTCCGTACACGGGCGGCGCCAAGGTCATCACCGACCTTGCCGGCGGGCAGATCCAGGCCGCAGTGCTCAAGCCCGCGGAATCGCTGGGCCAGCTGCAGCAGGGCCTCGTGCGCGCACTCGGCGTCTTTGCCGACGAGCGCCTCCGGCAGTTTCCCGACGTGCCGACCTTCAAGGAGCGCGGCTACGATGTGTTCCCGTTCGGCCCGGTGGTGCAGATGGCCTACGTGGTCGCCCCAGCCAAGCTCCCGCCGGAGGTGCGCACCAAGCTGATCGACGGCTTCAGCGCCGCGATCGGGGACCAGCGCTTCAAGGATTTCGCCGAGCGCAACGCCTTTCTGATCGCACCCCTGACCGGGGATGCGCTGACCGCCGAGGTCGATCGGGTCGAGCAGTCGATCAAGGTCGTGGCCGAGAAGGTCTTCAAATCCTGA